The Kineococcus radiotolerans SRS30216 = ATCC BAA-149 genomic interval GCAGATCAAGGAGTTCACCGGTGAGCGGGAGTGGAAGGTGACCCCGCGCAGCGTGGTGGTCGCAGGGGCACCGCCGGTGCCCGGACCGCGGGACGGGAGCGGGTCGTGAACGAGACCGAGGCCATGCGGGCGTTGACCGCCGACCTGTGGGAGCAGCTGCGCCCGCTGGTGCGCGCGCGCCTGGAGCAGCTCGACGAGTGGGTCGCGACCGGCCAGCAGCTCGACGGGCGCGCGGAGGCCGTGCGCACCGCGCACAACCTGTCCGGTTCGCTGGGCAGCTACGGCCGCCACGAGGGCTCCCTCGCCGCCCGGGCGCTGGAGCACGCCCTGCTCGCCGACGAGAGCCCGGGCCTCGTCGTCGACCTGGTCGCCGCGCTGCACCGGGCGGTGGACGCGTGAGCCGGCACCCGACCGCGGCACCCGGCGGCCCGTCCGCCGGTGGCCGCCTGGCGGGGCTGGAGGGGTACCGGGGGATCGCCGCGGTGCTCGTCGTGGTGTTCCACGTCTACCAGGAGCTCCGCGTCGACGGGGAGTACTTCCTGGTGGGCACGTGGGCCCACCCGTGGCTGTACGCGCTGGACACGACGGTCGACCTGTTCTTCGCCCTCTCGGCGTTCCTGCTGGCGCTGCCCTACCTGCGCAAGGCCGTCGCCGGGGAACGCCCCCTGGGGGCCGCGGAGTTCCTGCGCCGCCGCGCCGTGCGCATCGTGCCGCTGTACTACCTCGTCATCACCGCGGTGTGGGCCACCCGCAACGGCAGCCTGCCCGGCGAGTGGCGGGACCTGCTGGAGCACCTGACGTTCACGCAGGTGTTCGACGACCAGCGCATCTTCTACACGGTGGGCCCGGCGTGGTCGCTGGCCGTGGAGGTGCAGTTCTACGTGCTGCTGGCCGTGCTGGGGGCGGCGGTGTGCGCGGTGTGCCGCCGGGCGCGGCGGCGCGGGTCGCGGATCGCCGTCGCCGCCGCGTCCGGGCTGCTGCTGGTCGCCGTGGGCGTCGGGTGGAAGCTCGCCGCGCACGCGCTGGGGCGTCCGGAGACGGACTGGAGCACCTGGTTCTCGCTGCCCGCGAAGCTGGACGTGTTCGGGTTCGGGGTGCTGCTGGCGCTGCTGGTGGCCCTGCGGGGCACCGCCCCCTCGCGGCTGCTGCCGCCGCTGATGGTGGTGTGCTCCGCCCCGCTGCTCCTGGCGGCGGTGTGGGCGGGCACGCAGCAGGGGCTGGCCGCCGAGCTGCGGCACACCCTCGCCGGCGCGGGCTTCACGCTGCTGCTGGGCGCCACCGTCCTCAGCGGTCCCCGCTCGGTGGCCGCCCGGGCGCTGGAGGCGCGGCCCGTGGCCTTCCTCGGCCTGATCAGCTACAGCCTGTACCTGTGGCACGAGCCGCTGATGCTGTGGATGACGGCACTGCCGGTGTGGCCGACGACGTCCAGCCCGGCGACGCTGGCCCTGGGGACGGCGCTGCTGCTGCCGGTGGCCGTGCTGGTGGCCTGGGCCAGCTACTGGGTGGTCGAGCACCCCGCGGGCGCCCTGCGCCGGACCCGGACCGCGGACGGCCGTCCGCGCCTCTACTACGGCGAGGGCGCCGGCTGACCGGCCGGTGACCGTGCGGGGCCGGCCGTGCGGGCCGGCCCCGGGGGCGGAGGGCATGGGATTCGAACCCATGAGGAAGGAGTGGGTACCTCCCTAGCGGTTTTCAAGACCGCCGCCTTCAACCACTCGGCCAGCCCTCCCGGCGCCGGGCCAGTCTACGGACCGGCGCGGCGCCCGTGCGGTCGCCTCAGCGCCCGGCGAGCAGCGGGGCGAGGGCGCGCGCCATGTCGCGGGCGCGGGGCAGGTCGCGGGCGGCGGCGGGCCGGCGCACGGCGAGGACGCCCTCGCCGGGGGCGGGGTCGGTGACGTCGAGCACGACGGCGCGGCCGTCGACGAGCATCGCGTCGAGGAGGCGCTCGGCGTCGGGGGCGGCGGTAGCGACCCGCGAGCGCAGCAGGTGCCCGACGGCGGTGGTGCGGGCCAGGCGCAGCAGGAGCTTGTCGTCGTCGAGGTGGTTCAGCTCCGGGCGGCGCACCAGCAGCCGGGCCAGAGCGGCGATCTCGGCGGCGGTGGCGGGCGGAGGGGGCGCGGGGGCGGTGCGGGGGCGGGAGTGGTGCTGCACGGTGGCTTCCTCGGGGCTGCGCACGGTGTCAGCCCCGGGTGGGCTGTCCGCTCCCCCTGGTTCTCGGCGCCGGGGGGTCGGGCCGTGATGCGCCGTTCGGGGGGTCGTCCTGGGGTAGCGTCGGGCGACCGTCGTCCCCGATCACCGAGCGAGTCCACGTTGGCCGAAGCCCTGCGCTGCGTCGTCGTCCTGCCCACGTACGACGAGGCCGACAACGTCGCCGAGATGCTGGAGCGGGTGCTCGCCTGCCCCGTCGCCCCCGACGTCCTCGTGGTGGACGACTCCTCCCCCGACGGGACGGGCGCGATCGTCGAGCGCGTCGCCGCGACCCACCCGCCGGGGCGGGTGCGGCTGCTGACCCGCACCACGAAGGACGGCCTGGGCGCGGCCTACCGGGCCGGGTTCGCGCACGCCCTGGCCACCGGGGACCACGACGTCGTCGTGCAGATGGACGCCGACGGGTCGCACCCGGTGGAGGCGCTGCCCCGGATGCTGGCCGAGCTCGCCGACGGCGCCGACCTCGTCCTCGGGGCCCGCTACGTGCCCGGCGGGGCCCTCGACGACGCCTGGCCCTGGTACCGCAAGGCCCTCTCGCGCGGGGCGAACGTCTACGCGCGGCTGCTGCTGCGCGCCCCGGTGGCCGACCTCACCGGCGGCTTCAAGGCCTGGCGCGCGGACCTGCTGCGCTCGCTGGACCTCTCGCAGCTGACCGCCGCCGGCTACGCGTTCCAGATCCAGACGACGCTGGCGGCGCTGCAGGCGGGCGCGACGGTGCGCGAGGTGCCGATCCTCTTCACCGAGCGCACCCGCGGCACCTCGAAGATGTCCAAGGAGATCATCGGCGAGGCGATGCTCGCGGTGCTGCGGATGCGCCGGCACGGCCCCACCGGGCGCCGCTGAGGCCCGCTCCCTCAGGCGGGGAGCGCGGAGACGTTCACCATCCAGTCGACCCCGAAGCGGTCGATGAGGGCGCCGTACTCGTCGCCCCACACCTGGACCTCCAGCGGGGTGGTGACCTCCCCGCCCTCCGCGAGACCGGCGAAGCAGGCGCGCAGGTGCGCGGCGTCGTCGCCGGAGAGGCAGAGGGCGACGTTCCCGCCGGTGCTCGCGGCCGCCCCCGGCATGGCGTCGGAGACCATGAGGGTGAAGCCGTCCGGGGTGTCGAGCTGGCCGTGCATGACGCCGTCGGGGTCGGCGCCCCCGCCGCCCCCGCCGAACTCGGCGAAGGTGGAGACGGTGACCTCCCCGCCGAGCACGGAGCGGTAGTGGTCGAGGGCCTCGCGGGCGGTGCCGGCGAGGCAGACGTAGGGGCTCAGACGGGGTGCCACGGGGAACCTCCTGGGAACGGGCCGGGGGTCCGGCGCCACCGCCCGGCGGGTCCGGGCGGACACCCTGGGGACCCGGGGCGGCCGCGGGACTCATCGGTGCCGCGGCGGCGACCACCCCGTGATTGCGTCACGTTCGGTGATCTGGGATGGTCACCCGGTCAGCAGCGCCGCGAAGCGGTCCACCGTCCCGCGCGGTGCCTCCTCGGCTCGACCGGGCTGCCCGACACGTCCGGAGCACGCTCGCGGGAGGTCGACAGGTGCAGGGCCAGGTACGGGACGACGACGCCGACGCCGTCGCCCAGCTGCTGGAGCTGGCCCGCGACATCTTCGGGACCCCGGTGGCCGCCCTCACCCGGGCGACGGGGGCGACGCACCACCACGTCGAGCAGACCGCGAGCAGCCTCGACCCGCACGCCACGGTCCGGCTGCTGGCCGACACCGACCTGGACACCTGCCGGCTCGTCGTCGACGTCGTCCGTCCCGACGGCGAACCCGGCGGGCGGATCGTCGGGGTCCACCACGAGCCGGTGGAGACCCTGGGCTCGCGCCAGCAGGAGGCCCTGCACGTCGTCGCGGCCCTGGTCGCCGGGGTGCTGCACCACCGCGAGCGCCGCCGCGTCGAGCACGACGACCGGGTCGCCTCCCTCGACGCGCTGCTGGCCGGTCACGGCCGCCTCACCGTCGTGCAGCCCATCGTGGACCTGCGGGCCGGGCAGGTCGTGGGGGCGGAGGCGCTGAGCCGGTTCACCGGTCCCGAGGGGGCCGCCCGGCGTCCCGAGCAGGTGTTCGGCGACGCCCGGTCCGCCGGGGTGGGGGTCCAGCTGGAGCAGGCGGCCATCGCCTCGGCCCTGCCGCTGCTGCGGGAGGTGCCGGCGGGGGCGTACCTGAGCGTGAACGCCTCCGCGGAGGCGCTGCTGGACGAGCGCACCCACGAGCTGCTGCTGTCCGGGCACCCGGAGCGCCTCGTCGTGGAGATCACCGAGCACGACCCGGTGCCCGACTACGACGCCCTGACCGCGGCGACGGCCGCGCTGCGCGCGCACGGGGTGCGGATCGCCGTCGACGACGCGGGGGCCGGCTTCGCGAGCCTGCAGCACGTCCTGCACCTGACCCCGGACGTCGTGAAGCTGGACACCGCGTTCGTGCGGGGCATCGACGTCGACCCCGCCCGCCGGGCCGTGGCCCGCGCGCTGGTGGGCTTCGCCTCGGAGCTGGGCTCGACGATGGTGGCCGAGGGCGTGGAGCGGGCCGGGGAGCTGGCGGTCCTGCGCGACCTGGGGGTGGAGTGCGGCCAGGGGTACCTGCTGGGCCGGCCCACCGCGAGCCCCGCGTGGGGCGAGCGGGGCAGCGACACGACGACCGTCGTCCTGTCCCGGCACCCGGAGCACGAGGAGCCCCCCCACCCGGTCGGGTGAGGGGGCTCTTCGGGCGTGCGGTGGTTCAGAAGGTGACGATGCTCAGCGCGCCCTTGCCGTAGCGGGTCACCTCGACCGTGAGGTCGAGACGGCTGCCGGTGCGGGTCGCCCAGTCGGCCACGTCGGGGCGCAGGGCCTCGCCGGGCGCGTAGCTGGCGTACAGCTTCAGGTGCGCGGCACCCTCCACGTTGAACAGCGACGCCATGATGTTGAGCACCTCCTTGGCGTTGACCGTGAGGTTCTCCGGCAGCTCCCGGTCCTCGATGGCGGCTTCGCTGGCCCCGGGGGGCAGCAGGCCGATCGAGGCGCCGGCGTGGGCGGCCAGCGCGAAGTCGAAGACCACGACGGCCTTGGACTTCAGGTGGTCGTCCACGTACAGCCCGACCAGCGACCCGGGCTTGCCGCCGACCGGCACGGGCCGGCCGTCGGCGAGCTCGACGTCGCGGTTGAGCAGGTCGGAGAGCAGGTTGCGGATGGCGAGGTTGGAGGGCAGCGGGTTGACCTCGAACTTCACCTCCCCCTGCGCGACGGCCGTCGTGGCGGTGGCCGGGCCGGCGTCGCCGCCGAGGACCGGGGCCAGCGCCGCGGCGAACTGCTCGGGGGTGAAGGGCTTGGCGATGAGGAAGAGGGCGCCGGCGGCGGCGGCCTTCTCCCGCATCTCCTCCGAACCCTCCGACGTCACGAAGCCGAACGGCACGTCGAGCCCGGAACCGCGCAGGTTCTGCAGCATCTCGTAGCCGCTGGCCTCGGGCATGTTCCAGTCCGAGAGGACGATGTCGGGGTTCTCCTTGCGGACCGCGTCGAACCCCTCCTTGCCGTTCTCGGCCTGGACGACGTCGACCCAGTCGAACCCCGCCTGGCGCAGCGTGCGGATGACGATCTGCCGCATGACGCGGCTGTCGTCGACCACCAGGGCCTTCACGGGATCACCCCTCCTGCGTCTGGTCGCCGGCGGCGGCCAGCCACACCTCGAACGTCAGCCAGTGACCCTGCCAGCTCCCGTCCAGGCGCGCCGCGAGGCGGCCGGAGGAACCGTGCAGGGGCTTGGCCGTCGAGACGACGGGCAGGCCGAGCGGGCCGGCGTCGGGGACGAGCGCCTTGATGTTGCCGCCGACGATGTTGGCGACCTCGCCGAGGGAGTCGTAGACGTCCTCGTCGGTCAGGTCGCCGTCCTCCTGCAGCAGCGCCGCCGACAGCGGCACGGCCGCCGCCTTCTCGACGCTGACCGTGACGATGCCCGGGCGGCCGCCGGAGATCGTCACCGAGGCGCAGAGGATGTCGCCCTCGATGTCGTGCGGGTCGAAGGAGGGGGCGAGGTAGTCGGTGTGGGCGAAGTACGACGCCCACATCTGGTCGACGATCTGCTCCAGGGCTTCGTCCTCGACGTAGTCCATGGCGACGTCGTGGCCGTTCTCGATGGTGTCGGTCACGCCTGGCTCACCTCCGGCAGCAGCCCGAGCAGGGACAGCTTCTCCTCCAGCGCGTCCACGGTGAACGGCTTGATGAGGTACTCGTGCGCACCGGCGGCCAGGGCGCGGACGATCTGCCCGTGCTCGGCCTCGGTGGTGACCATCATCAGCGTCAGCGCGCGGTACTCGCGGTTCGCCCGGACCTGCGTGACGAACGTGAGACCGTCCATCACCGGCATGTTCCAGTCGACCGTGGCGAGGTCGGGCAGCGGGCCCGCCTCGAGGACCTTCAGCGCCTCGGCGCCGTCGGCCGCTTCGACCGTCTCGTACCCGAGCTTCCGCAGTGCACCAGCGATGATCTTCCGCATGGCGCGGGAGTCGTCGACGACAAGAGCCCTCAT includes:
- a CDS encoding EAL domain-containing protein, which translates into the protein MQGQVRDDDADAVAQLLELARDIFGTPVAALTRATGATHHHVEQTASSLDPHATVRLLADTDLDTCRLVVDVVRPDGEPGGRIVGVHHEPVETLGSRQQEALHVVAALVAGVLHHRERRRVEHDDRVASLDALLAGHGRLTVVQPIVDLRAGQVVGAEALSRFTGPEGAARRPEQVFGDARSAGVGVQLEQAAIASALPLLREVPAGAYLSVNASAEALLDERTHELLLSGHPERLVVEITEHDPVPDYDALTAATAALRAHGVRIAVDDAGAGFASLQHVLHLTPDVVKLDTAFVRGIDVDPARRAVARALVGFASELGSTMVAEGVERAGELAVLRDLGVECGQGYLLGRPTASPAWGERGSDTTTVVLSRHPEHEEPPHPVG
- a CDS encoding polyprenol monophosphomannose synthase, giving the protein MAEALRCVVVLPTYDEADNVAEMLERVLACPVAPDVLVVDDSSPDGTGAIVERVAATHPPGRVRLLTRTTKDGLGAAYRAGFAHALATGDHDVVVQMDADGSHPVEALPRMLAELADGADLVLGARYVPGGALDDAWPWYRKALSRGANVYARLLLRAPVADLTGGFKAWRADLLRSLDLSQLTAAGYAFQIQTTLAALQAGATVREVPILFTERTRGTSKMSKEIIGEAMLAVLRMRRHGPTGRR
- a CDS encoding VOC family protein, with amino-acid sequence MAPRLSPYVCLAGTAREALDHYRSVLGGEVTVSTFAEFGGGGGGADPDGVMHGQLDTPDGFTLMVSDAMPGAAASTGGNVALCLSGDDAAHLRACFAGLAEGGEVTTPLEVQVWGDEYGALIDRFGVDWMVNVSALPA
- a CDS encoding Hpt domain-containing protein, which gives rise to MNETEAMRALTADLWEQLRPLVRARLEQLDEWVATGQQLDGRAEAVRTAHNLSGSLGSYGRHEGSLAARALEHALLADESPGLVVDLVAALHRAVDA
- a CDS encoding chemotaxis protein CheX, translating into MTDTIENGHDVAMDYVEDEALEQIVDQMWASYFAHTDYLAPSFDPHDIEGDILCASVTISGGRPGIVTVSVEKAAAVPLSAALLQEDGDLTDEDVYDSLGEVANIVGGNIKALVPDAGPLGLPVVSTAKPLHGSSGRLAARLDGSWQGHWLTFEVWLAAAGDQTQEG
- a CDS encoding response regulator, whose translation is MRALVVDDSRAMRKIIAGALRKLGYETVEAADGAEALKVLEAGPLPDLATVDWNMPVMDGLTFVTQVRANREYRALTLMMVTTEAEHGQIVRALAAGAHEYLIKPFTVDALEEKLSLLGLLPEVSQA
- a CDS encoding acyltransferase family protein yields the protein MSRHPTAAPGGPSAGGRLAGLEGYRGIAAVLVVVFHVYQELRVDGEYFLVGTWAHPWLYALDTTVDLFFALSAFLLALPYLRKAVAGERPLGAAEFLRRRAVRIVPLYYLVITAVWATRNGSLPGEWRDLLEHLTFTQVFDDQRIFYTVGPAWSLAVEVQFYVLLAVLGAAVCAVCRRARRRGSRIAVAAASGLLLVAVGVGWKLAAHALGRPETDWSTWFSLPAKLDVFGFGVLLALLVALRGTAPSRLLPPLMVVCSAPLLLAAVWAGTQQGLAAELRHTLAGAGFTLLLGATVLSGPRSVAARALEARPVAFLGLISYSLYLWHEPLMLWMTALPVWPTTSSPATLALGTALLLPVAVLVAWASYWVVEHPAGALRRTRTADGRPRLYYGEGAG